Proteins from a genomic interval of Micromonospora sp. NBC_00389:
- a CDS encoding expansin EXLX1 family cellulose-binding protein — translation MTDGSAPGGVDIELDLDRAPDGRPAPSSGPVPWLVATGVTILAAALGLTLTLRSGSAPACAAGRTLAAAPLTGTATHNGKATFYDLNGAGGNCSNPAAPANRLYVALGPTEYAAGAACGGFLDVTGPKGTVRVLIMDQCPECAPGHLDLSREAFARIADPVKGLVPVTYRAVVNPPLPGPLTFRIKEGASQWWFAVRVGNHGNPLRAVEVRQGDSGPWRTAVRQDYNYWLIASGAGAGPFSVRVSDVYGHRATVAGIRMAPGQVQTSAVRMYATGAAAATPRPPASARPSATRAGGTPTPARRPVEVARASAPAAETPSTRPAGATARWCG, via the coding sequence GTGACGGACGGAAGCGCTCCCGGCGGCGTCGACATCGAGCTTGACCTGGATCGGGCTCCGGACGGCCGGCCCGCGCCCTCGTCCGGCCCGGTGCCCTGGCTGGTCGCCACCGGCGTCACCATCCTCGCGGCGGCGCTCGGGCTCACCCTGACGCTGCGATCCGGCTCCGCCCCGGCCTGCGCCGCCGGCCGCACGCTCGCCGCCGCGCCGCTCACCGGCACCGCCACGCACAACGGCAAGGCGACCTTCTACGACTTGAACGGTGCCGGCGGCAACTGCTCGAACCCCGCCGCGCCGGCCAACCGGCTCTACGTCGCGCTCGGTCCCACGGAGTATGCCGCCGGCGCCGCCTGCGGCGGGTTCCTCGACGTGACCGGCCCGAAGGGCACCGTCCGCGTCCTGATCATGGATCAGTGCCCGGAGTGCGCGCCCGGACATCTCGACCTGTCCCGGGAGGCGTTCGCCCGGATCGCGGACCCGGTCAAGGGCCTCGTCCCGGTCACCTACCGCGCGGTGGTCAACCCGCCGCTGCCCGGCCCGCTCACCTTCCGCATCAAGGAGGGCGCGTCGCAGTGGTGGTTCGCCGTCCGGGTGGGCAACCACGGCAATCCGCTGCGCGCCGTCGAGGTCCGGCAGGGTGACAGCGGTCCGTGGCGGACGGCCGTGCGGCAGGACTACAACTACTGGCTGATCGCCTCCGGCGCGGGCGCCGGGCCGTTCAGCGTCCGGGTGAGCGACGTCTACGGGCACCGCGCCACCGTCGCCGGCATCCGGATGGCACCCGGCCAGGTGCAGACCAGCGCGGTCCGGATGTACGCGACCGGCGCCGCGGCGGCCACCCCGCGCCCGCCCGCCTCGGCGCGGCCGTCCGCCACCCGAGCAGGGGGTACGCCGACACCGGCCCGCCGTCCGGTCGAGGTCGCGAGGGCGAGCGCGCCGGCCGCCGAAACGCCGTCGACCCGCCCGGCCGGGGCCACGGCCCGCTGGTGCGGCTGA
- a CDS encoding GNAT family N-acetyltransferase, which produces MSLHFVLDPDLTPQLRAEIVALWVDVTNAGGAVGFVPPVTATDVHATADPTFAGITDGPDRLLVGYAGDRLVAVLIFSDNRFPLKAHWCVLKRVMVHPDTQGTGYGSALMREATRLGRKLGHEALHVTVRDGLGLDGFYRRLGYREIGRLPGALRLAPGDDRDEILMWLDLTPTD; this is translated from the coding sequence GTGAGCCTGCACTTCGTCCTCGATCCCGACCTGACCCCGCAGCTGCGCGCCGAGATCGTCGCCCTCTGGGTGGACGTCACCAACGCCGGCGGCGCGGTCGGCTTCGTACCCCCGGTCACCGCCACCGACGTCCATGCCACCGCCGACCCGACCTTCGCCGGGATCACCGACGGGCCGGACCGGCTGCTGGTCGGGTACGCCGGTGACCGCCTGGTGGCCGTGCTGATCTTCAGTGACAACCGGTTCCCGCTCAAGGCGCACTGGTGCGTACTGAAGCGGGTGATGGTCCACCCGGACACCCAGGGCACCGGGTACGGCTCGGCACTGATGCGCGAGGCCACCCGGCTGGGCCGGAAGTTGGGCCACGAGGCACTGCACGTGACGGTGCGGGACGGGCTGGGATTGGACGGGTTCTACCGCCGCCTGGGATACCGCGAGATCGGCAGGCTACCGGGCGCGCTGCGGCTGGCGCCCGGAGACGATCGGGATGAGATCCTGATGTGGCTCGACCTGACCCCGACCGACTGA
- the bcp gene encoding thioredoxin-dependent thiol peroxidase, producing the protein MTAPDRLTPGDPAPEFTLPTDTGDQLTLSDLRGRKVVLYAYPAAMTPGCTKQACDFRDSLASLQAAGYEVVGISPDKPEKLAKFRDRDAITFPLVSDVDKAVLNAYGAYGEKQLYGKTVTGVIRSTFVIDADGKIEHAFYNVKATGHVAKLRRDLGLD; encoded by the coding sequence ATGACCGCGCCCGACCGCCTCACTCCCGGTGACCCCGCCCCCGAGTTCACCCTCCCCACCGACACCGGTGACCAGCTCACCCTGTCCGACCTGCGAGGCCGCAAGGTGGTCCTCTACGCCTACCCGGCGGCGATGACCCCGGGCTGCACCAAGCAGGCCTGCGACTTCCGCGACTCGCTCGCCTCCCTCCAGGCCGCCGGCTACGAGGTGGTGGGCATATCCCCCGACAAGCCGGAGAAGCTGGCGAAGTTCCGCGACCGGGACGCGATCACCTTCCCGCTGGTCTCGGACGTGGACAAGGCGGTGCTCAACGCGTACGGCGCGTACGGCGAGAAGCAGCTGTACGGCAAGACCGTGACCGGCGTGATCCGCTCGACCTTCGTCATCGACGCCGACGGCAAGATCGAGCACGCGTTCTACAACGTCAAGGCCACCGGGCACGTCGCCAAACTCCGCCGCGACCTCGGCCTGGACTGA
- a CDS encoding energy-coupling factor ABC transporter permease — METLAMHISNGIIDGPVAAVFAALALAALTGCVLRGRRDLDDRLAPMAGLVAAFIFAVQMLNFPIFTAGVSGHLLGGALAAMLVGPWVGALCVAVVLVVQALIFGDGGVAMLGLNITNMALLGTAAAYLLIAVLLRVLPRTRAGLAVTAFVSAMLSVVVASQGFVLQYWLGGTTDLGGNLAGLAGTMAGVHLLIGIGEGLITATTVLTVAKVRPDLVYALRGLRSTSAPAVPVVGGVR; from the coding sequence GTGGAAACCCTGGCGATGCACATCTCGAACGGGATCATCGATGGTCCCGTCGCAGCGGTCTTCGCGGCGCTGGCCCTCGCCGCGCTCACCGGCTGCGTCCTGCGCGGCCGGCGCGACCTGGACGACCGGCTGGCCCCGATGGCCGGCCTGGTGGCCGCGTTCATCTTCGCCGTCCAGATGCTCAACTTTCCGATCTTCACGGCCGGGGTAAGCGGCCACCTGCTCGGTGGCGCGCTCGCCGCGATGCTCGTCGGCCCGTGGGTCGGCGCGCTCTGCGTGGCCGTGGTGCTGGTCGTGCAGGCGCTGATCTTCGGTGACGGCGGCGTCGCGATGCTCGGCCTCAACATCACCAACATGGCGCTGCTCGGCACCGCCGCGGCGTACCTGCTGATCGCGGTGCTGCTGCGGGTGCTGCCCCGTACCCGGGCCGGCCTGGCCGTGACCGCGTTCGTCTCCGCGATGCTCAGCGTGGTGGTCGCGTCGCAGGGCTTCGTCCTGCAGTACTGGCTGGGCGGCACCACCGACCTGGGCGGCAACCTGGCCGGCCTGGCCGGAACCATGGCCGGGGTTCACCTGCTGATCGGCATCGGTGAAGGCCTGATCACCGCGACGACCGTGCTCACCGTCGCGAAGGTTCGCCCCGATCTCGTCTACGCGTTGCGCGGGCTGCGGTCGACGTCCGCGCCCGCCGTCCCGGTCGTCGGAGGTGTCCGGTGA
- a CDS encoding PDGLE domain-containing protein, whose amino-acid sequence MKNRSWGFLVGGLLVALLLAGVVSNYASSHPDGLDSSLLKGCTVDADDNIVGGSCPAQQTRDHELGDSPLADYGVRGVGNDFLSTGLSGVLGVLLTFAIGAGGFWLLRRRGTTSTPGDTATSVEGAAPAEGDAATSRAGAAG is encoded by the coding sequence GTGAAGAACCGTTCCTGGGGTTTCCTGGTCGGCGGGCTGCTGGTCGCCCTGCTGCTGGCCGGGGTCGTGAGCAACTACGCCTCGTCCCACCCGGACGGGTTGGACTCGTCGCTGCTGAAGGGCTGCACCGTCGACGCCGATGACAACATCGTCGGCGGAAGCTGCCCGGCCCAGCAGACTCGGGACCACGAGTTGGGGGACAGCCCGCTCGCCGACTACGGCGTGCGGGGAGTGGGCAACGACTTCCTCTCCACCGGCCTCTCCGGGGTGCTCGGGGTGCTGCTGACCTTCGCGATCGGTGCCGGTGGCTTCTGGCTGCTGCGCCGCCGTGGCACCACGTCGACCCCGGGTGACACGGCGACGTCCGTCGAGGGCGCGGCGCCGGCCGAGGGTGACGCGGCGACGTCCCGCGCCGGCGCGGCCGGCTGA
- the cbiQ gene encoding cobalt ECF transporter T component CbiQ has protein sequence MGAGHGHVLYRESDSPVHRLPPEVKIVAMVVFTIAVVATPRAAFWAFGAYALLVAAVAALARVGPRWLLSRALIEVPFVLFAVALPFLGAGERVDVLGLRLSEDGLHGAWNILAKGTLGVLASLLLAATTTTRDLIVGLDRLHCPQVLTQIATFMLRYLDVLVGEARRMRVARISRGDDPRFLWQLRGFAAGIGALFLRAFERGERVYLAMLSRGYTGRMPAVWQGDGAATAGQWLVAATVPVLAASIAATAVVLT, from the coding sequence ATGGGTGCCGGTCACGGGCACGTGCTGTACCGGGAGTCGGACTCTCCCGTGCACCGGCTCCCGCCCGAGGTCAAGATCGTGGCGATGGTGGTCTTCACCATCGCCGTGGTAGCCACCCCGCGCGCGGCGTTCTGGGCCTTCGGCGCGTACGCCCTGCTGGTGGCGGCGGTGGCGGCGCTGGCCAGGGTGGGGCCCCGGTGGCTGCTCAGCCGGGCACTGATCGAGGTGCCGTTCGTGCTGTTCGCCGTGGCGCTGCCGTTCCTCGGCGCCGGTGAACGGGTCGACGTGCTGGGCCTGCGACTGTCCGAGGACGGGTTGCACGGCGCGTGGAACATCCTGGCCAAGGGCACCCTGGGCGTCCTCGCCTCGCTGCTGCTCGCCGCGACCACCACCACCCGGGACCTGATCGTGGGGCTGGACCGGCTGCACTGCCCGCAGGTGCTCACCCAGATCGCCACGTTCATGCTGCGCTACCTCGACGTGCTGGTCGGCGAGGCGCGGCGGATGCGGGTGGCGCGGATCTCGCGGGGTGACGACCCGCGCTTCCTGTGGCAGTTGCGCGGCTTCGCCGCCGGGATCGGGGCGCTGTTCCTGCGGGCCTTCGAACGCGGTGAGCGGGTCTACCTGGCGATGCTGTCCCGGGGCTACACCGGGCGGATGCCCGCGGTGTGGCAGGGCGACGGCGCGGCGACCGCCGGTCAGTGGCTGGTCGCGGCGACCGTGCCGGTGTTGGCGGCCTCCATCGCCGCCACCGCCGTCGTGCTGACATGA
- a CDS encoding energy-coupling factor ABC transporter ATP-binding protein produces MIGAVQTAVSLDVRGVRYAYPDGHVALHGVDLTVPRGDRVALLGPNGAGKTTLVLHLNGILTPTEGSVSVGGLTVTTDRATLAEVRRRVGIVFQDPDDQLFLPTVAEDVAFGPANLGLRGAELAARVDEALAAVGMSEHRDRAPQHLSFGQRRRVAVATVLAMHPEILVLDEPSSNLDPAARRELAEILRELPVTLLMVTHDLPYAAELCERAVILDAGRIVADAPTLDLLSNPTLLARHRLELPYGFAPRP; encoded by the coding sequence ATGATCGGTGCCGTGCAGACCGCTGTCTCGCTGGACGTTCGTGGCGTTCGGTACGCCTACCCGGACGGGCATGTGGCCCTGCACGGGGTGGACCTGACGGTGCCGCGCGGCGACCGGGTGGCGCTGCTCGGGCCCAACGGTGCCGGTAAGACCACGCTGGTGCTGCACCTCAACGGCATCCTCACCCCGACCGAGGGCAGCGTGAGCGTCGGCGGGCTGACCGTCACGACGGACCGGGCCACCCTCGCCGAGGTGCGCCGCCGGGTGGGCATCGTCTTTCAGGACCCGGACGACCAACTCTTCCTGCCCACGGTGGCGGAGGACGTCGCGTTCGGGCCGGCCAACCTGGGCCTGCGCGGTGCGGAGCTCGCCGCCCGGGTGGACGAGGCGCTCGCCGCGGTGGGGATGAGCGAGCACCGGGACCGGGCGCCGCAGCACCTCTCCTTCGGGCAGCGCCGCCGGGTGGCGGTGGCCACCGTGCTCGCCATGCACCCGGAGATCCTGGTGCTGGACGAGCCGTCATCGAACCTGGACCCGGCGGCCCGCCGCGAGCTGGCCGAGATCCTGCGCGAGCTGCCGGTGACCCTGCTGATGGTGACGCACGATCTGCCCTACGCGGCCGAGCTGTGCGAACGCGCAGTGATCCTCGACGCCGGCCGCATCGTCGCCGACGCCCCCACCCTCGACCTGCTGTCCAACCCCACGCTGCTCGCCCGCCACCGCCTGGAACTTCCCTACGGTTTCGCGCCGCGCCCCTGA
- a CDS encoding DsbA family protein: MSSRKGQRDAARVVRQQLARERRRRRTLWVSAAAVAVLVIAGLIGWSVWSSQRSDDFTTPPGANADGTGIVTGGGPVTVDIFEDFLCPACKQFEQTSGATLEQLVAENKATVVYHPVAYLNRFSTTDYSTRSSAASGCAAAGGKFREYAKALFDKQPPEGSAGLSDDELIDIGTGVGLDRGSFAGCVKDNTYRTWTEHVTDEASRGDVTGTPTILVNGKPLADRSPQGLTAAVAAAG, encoded by the coding sequence ATGAGTAGTCGCAAGGGGCAGCGTGACGCGGCCCGGGTGGTCCGCCAGCAACTGGCCCGCGAACGACGCCGCCGGCGCACGCTCTGGGTCTCCGCCGCCGCCGTCGCCGTGCTGGTCATCGCCGGCCTGATCGGCTGGAGCGTCTGGTCCAGCCAACGCTCGGACGACTTCACCACCCCGCCCGGCGCCAACGCGGACGGCACCGGCATCGTCACCGGCGGCGGGCCGGTCACCGTCGACATCTTCGAGGACTTCCTCTGCCCGGCCTGCAAGCAGTTCGAGCAGACCAGCGGGGCGACCCTGGAGCAGTTGGTGGCCGAGAACAAGGCGACGGTGGTCTACCACCCGGTGGCGTACCTCAACCGCTTCTCCACCACCGACTACTCCACCCGCTCCTCGGCCGCCTCCGGCTGCGCCGCGGCCGGGGGCAAGTTCCGCGAGTACGCCAAGGCGCTCTTCGACAAGCAGCCACCGGAGGGCAGCGCCGGGCTCAGCGACGACGAGTTGATCGACATCGGCACCGGCGTGGGGCTGGACCGCGGCTCGTTCGCCGGCTGCGTCAAGGACAACACGTACCGGACGTGGACCGAGCACGTCACCGACGAGGCCAGCCGGGGCGATGTCACCGGCACGCCGACCATCCTGGTCAACGGTAAGCCGCTCGCCGACCGCAGCCCGCAGGGCCTCACCGCAGCCGTGGCGGCGGCCGGCTAG
- a CDS encoding MauE/DoxX family redox-associated membrane protein — MTVTAPPTRAARWSTIRPWLGTAARLGLAAVWLVAGASKVGDLAASGRAVNAYQVMPYDVATVVGAALPFVELALGVLLLLGLATRLSAVVSAVLLVVFIAGIASAWARGLAIDCGCFGSGGQLAEGQAPSYLPEILRDLGFLVLAGFLLIWPRTPVSVDGWLSGEPALEDEDE; from the coding sequence ATGACCGTGACAGCACCTCCCACCCGGGCCGCCCGCTGGTCCACCATCCGGCCCTGGCTCGGCACCGCCGCCCGACTCGGCCTCGCCGCCGTCTGGCTGGTCGCCGGCGCGTCGAAGGTCGGCGACCTGGCCGCCTCCGGCCGGGCCGTCAACGCCTACCAGGTGATGCCGTACGACGTGGCGACCGTGGTCGGTGCCGCGCTGCCCTTCGTCGAGCTGGCGCTGGGCGTGCTCCTGCTGCTCGGGCTGGCCACCCGGCTCAGCGCGGTGGTCTCCGCCGTACTGCTGGTGGTCTTCATCGCCGGGATCGCCTCGGCCTGGGCGCGTGGCCTGGCCATCGACTGCGGCTGCTTCGGCAGCGGCGGGCAGCTCGCCGAGGGGCAGGCACCGAGTTACCTCCCGGAGATCCTGCGCGACCTGGGATTCTTGGTGCTGGCCGGTTTTCTCCTGATCTGGCCGCGTACGCCCGTCTCGGTGGACGGGTGGCTGTCCGGTGAACCCGCCTTGGAGGACGAGGATGAGTAG
- a CDS encoding RNA-guided endonuclease InsQ/TnpB family protein: protein MGEVVKRAYKYRFYPTPEQAEQLNRTFGCVRKVYNLGLEARTRAWAVHRQRSTYVQSSAWLTQWKRCEELVFLNEVSSVPLQQALRHLQAGFAAFWGKRSRYPRFKSKRKSRASAEYTRSAFRWRDGQLTLAKMDAPLTIVWSRPLPDGAEPSTVTVSRDAAGRWFVSLLVEDSTVKPLPPLSTAVGVDAGITSLVTLSTGEKVTNPRHERADRRKLAKAQRNLSRKAKDSANRAKARLAVARIYARIADRRRDHLHKLSTRLVRENQTVVIEDLSVRNLLRNHSLARAISDAAWTQLRCMIEYKAAWYGRTVIAVDRWHPSTKTCSACGRINTAMTLGVRVWTCSGCDAVHDRDVNAAKNILAAGLAER from the coding sequence ATGGGTGAGGTGGTGAAACGGGCGTACAAGTACCGCTTCTATCCGACCCCTGAGCAGGCCGAACAGTTGAACCGCACCTTCGGGTGCGTGCGCAAGGTCTACAACCTGGGGCTGGAAGCGCGCACGCGCGCGTGGGCGGTGCACCGGCAGCGCAGCACCTACGTGCAGTCGTCTGCGTGGCTGACGCAGTGGAAGCGCTGCGAGGAGTTGGTGTTCCTCAACGAGGTCAGTTCCGTGCCCTTGCAGCAGGCGTTGCGGCACCTGCAAGCCGGGTTCGCCGCGTTCTGGGGCAAGCGGTCGCGGTACCCGCGTTTCAAGTCCAAGCGCAAGTCTCGGGCGTCGGCGGAGTACACCCGCTCGGCATTCCGCTGGCGCGACGGGCAGCTCACCCTGGCCAAGATGGACGCCCCGCTGACCATCGTGTGGTCCCGGCCCCTGCCCGACGGCGCCGAGCCGTCCACGGTCACAGTGTCCCGTGACGCGGCCGGCCGGTGGTTCGTGTCCCTGCTGGTCGAGGACTCCACCGTTAAGCCGCTTCCCCCGCTCAGCACGGCGGTGGGCGTTGATGCGGGCATCACCAGCCTGGTCACCCTCTCCACCGGGGAGAAGGTCACCAACCCGCGCCACGAGCGCGCTGACCGCCGCAAGCTCGCGAAGGCGCAACGCAACCTGTCTCGCAAGGCCAAGGACTCCGCCAACCGGGCGAAAGCCCGCCTCGCGGTGGCCCGGATTTACGCCCGCATCGCCGATCGGCGGCGGGACCACCTGCACAAGCTGTCGACTCGACTCGTCCGCGAGAACCAAACGGTCGTGATCGAGGATCTCAGTGTGCGCAACTTGCTGCGCAACCACTCGCTGGCCCGCGCCATTTCCGATGCGGCGTGGACGCAACTGCGCTGCATGATCGAGTACAAGGCCGCCTGGTACGGGCGGACTGTGATCGCCGTCGACCGCTGGCATCCGAGCACGAAGACCTGTTCGGCGTGCGGGCGGATCAACACCGCGATGACTCTCGGCGTTCGTGTCTGGACGTGCTCGGGCTGTGATGCCGTGCATGACCGGGACGTCAACGCCGCGAAGAACATTCTCGCCGCCGGGCTGGCGGAGAGGTGA